One genomic window of Moorella glycerini includes the following:
- the ftsE gene encoding cell division ATP-binding protein FtsE, producing the protein MSLIQFYNVTKVYPPHITALDDLSVKIDKGEFVFLVGPSGAGKTTFIRLLFREEVPTRGQILIGGRSIARLKRSEVPFLRRNIGIVFQDFRLLPEWTVFENVAFALRVIEVSPREIKPRVEKALERVGLSNRARMFPHQLSGGEQQRAAIARAIVNNPRILVADEPTGNLDPATSREIMKLLEEINYQGTTVIMATHAWDIVNSMRKRVIALQQGRLVRDDREGAYGYEA; encoded by the coding sequence TTGAGTTTAATCCAATTTTATAATGTTACCAAGGTTTACCCGCCGCATATTACCGCTCTCGATGACCTCAGCGTGAAGATAGATAAAGGCGAATTTGTTTTCCTGGTAGGGCCCAGCGGGGCCGGGAAGACGACCTTTATCCGGCTCCTTTTCCGGGAAGAAGTGCCCACCAGGGGGCAGATTCTCATTGGCGGCCGGAGTATTGCCCGTCTAAAAAGGAGTGAAGTACCTTTTTTGCGGCGCAATATCGGCATCGTTTTCCAGGATTTCCGCTTACTACCGGAATGGACTGTTTTTGAAAATGTAGCCTTTGCCTTACGCGTGATCGAAGTTTCTCCCCGGGAAATTAAACCACGGGTCGAAAAGGCCCTGGAACGGGTGGGTTTGAGCAACCGGGCGCGGATGTTTCCCCACCAGCTGTCCGGCGGCGAGCAGCAGCGGGCGGCCATCGCCCGGGCCATCGTCAACAACCCCCGCATCCTGGTGGCCGATGAACCTACCGGCAACCTTGACCCGGCAACATCCAGGGAAATAATGAAGCTCCTGGAAGAAATAAACTACCAGGGGACCACCGTGATCATGGCCACCCATGCCTGGGATATTGTCAACAGCATGCGCAAGCGGGTTATTGCCCTGCAACAGGGCCGGCTGGTACGGGACGACCGGGAGGGGGCCTACGGTTATGAAGCTTAG
- the ftsX gene encoding permease-like cell division protein FtsX, whose amino-acid sequence MKLRTAGYFFKQAGISLWRNFWMSLAAVASVAISMFLLGAFLLLVFNVNYIAANLQSNVEIAVFLQVDTPRQAAYQVRDQVKAMPGVTEVTLVPKEEGLKQLSQQFGGEEELLGATGGVNPLPDYLRVRVADPETIHEVAGAIAKLPGVEKVNYGQEIVDRLFAVVRWLRWLGAGIILVLGLGALFLIIITIRLTVYSRRREINIMKYVGATDWFIRWPFFLEGLFLGLVGSGCAALAIYAGYSLLLTRAGAALVFIPLLNDRGLLLNSVLSLVAGGALVGALGSLLSIRRFLKV is encoded by the coding sequence ATGAAGCTTAGAACGGCCGGCTATTTTTTCAAACAGGCCGGCATATCTTTGTGGCGCAATTTCTGGATGAGCCTGGCGGCGGTGGCCAGCGTGGCCATCTCCATGTTTCTCCTGGGAGCCTTTTTGCTCCTAGTCTTTAATGTCAACTATATTGCCGCTAACCTCCAGTCCAATGTCGAAATCGCCGTTTTTCTCCAGGTTGATACCCCGCGCCAGGCAGCTTACCAGGTCCGGGACCAGGTCAAGGCCATGCCCGGCGTGACGGAGGTAACCCTGGTTCCTAAAGAAGAAGGTTTGAAGCAATTAAGCCAGCAATTTGGCGGCGAAGAGGAGCTCTTAGGGGCTACTGGCGGCGTCAACCCCCTGCCCGACTATTTGCGGGTCCGGGTGGCCGACCCGGAAACCATTCACGAAGTGGCGGGGGCTATTGCGAAGCTGCCAGGGGTGGAAAAAGTAAATTACGGCCAGGAGATTGTCGATCGCCTGTTTGCGGTAGTGCGCTGGCTGCGCTGGCTGGGAGCGGGCATTATTCTCGTTTTGGGGCTGGGGGCCCTCTTCCTGATTATCATCACCATCCGCCTGACAGTTTACTCCCGCCGGCGGGAAATCAACATCATGAAGTATGTAGGTGCAACCGACTGGTTTATTCGCTGGCCCTTTTTCCTGGAAGGCCTTTTCTTAGGGCTGGTGGGCTCCGGGTGTGCGGCCCTGGCCATTTATGCCGGTTACAGCCTGCTCTTAACCAGGGCGGGGGCGGCCCTGGTTTTCATACCCCTCCTCAATGACCGGGGACTGTTGTTAAACAGCGTTTTGAGTCTGGTGGCCGGAGGTGCCCTGGTAGGAGCCCTGGGCAGCCTCCTCTCTATCAGGCGTTTCCTGAAGGTCTGA
- a CDS encoding murein hydrolase activator EnvC family protein, with amino-acid sequence MRGKVTAWLILAVFALGMLPAYGATLDELQKQQQQIQKNIEDQQRLLEQKNDEGEALLRQLQQLEQEIKEKEAQIARLDQELNAAQARVQQATLKLQQAEAAQGKRMDILRTRLKDIYQVGQVNYLEVLLQSTSLEDFLVRMELLAKIAQGDMKLIQEIKAEREKIAVQKAELEAERDKIAQLRRQADGERVQLASRQESRRQLLAQVEAEKKRVAAALDEMEALARQIAAKIRAEQAKSKRQLAPGGTKGMLWPLPGYTDISSPFGWRIHPLLKTRRFHDGVDLPAPAGTEIIAPLDGQVISTGYLGGYGNHIVIDHGGGLSTMYAHLSAILVREGQEVKKGQVIGRVGSTGWSTGPHLHFMVLLQGEPTNPMNYY; translated from the coding sequence ATGCGCGGTAAAGTTACGGCCTGGTTGATCCTGGCGGTTTTTGCCCTGGGTATGCTGCCGGCCTACGGTGCTACCCTGGATGAACTGCAAAAGCAGCAACAGCAAATCCAAAAGAATATCGAGGACCAGCAAAGGCTCCTGGAGCAGAAGAATGATGAAGGCGAAGCCCTCCTGCGGCAACTGCAGCAATTGGAACAGGAGATCAAGGAAAAGGAAGCCCAGATAGCCAGGCTGGACCAGGAACTGAACGCCGCCCAGGCGCGCGTCCAGCAGGCAACTCTCAAGCTGCAGCAGGCCGAAGCGGCCCAGGGAAAACGCATGGATATATTGCGGACCCGCCTCAAGGATATCTACCAGGTGGGCCAGGTAAATTACCTGGAAGTCCTCCTCCAGTCCACCAGCCTGGAAGATTTCCTGGTGCGCATGGAACTCCTGGCCAAGATCGCCCAGGGTGATATGAAGCTCATCCAGGAGATCAAGGCTGAACGGGAAAAGATTGCCGTCCAGAAGGCCGAGCTGGAAGCCGAGCGGGATAAGATTGCCCAGCTGCGGCGCCAGGCCGACGGGGAGCGGGTGCAGCTGGCTTCCCGCCAGGAAAGCCGGCGGCAGCTCCTGGCCCAGGTCGAGGCCGAGAAAAAGCGGGTCGCCGCGGCCCTGGATGAAATGGAAGCCCTGGCCCGCCAGATTGCCGCCAAAATCCGGGCCGAGCAGGCCAAAAGCAAACGCCAGCTGGCACCTGGTGGCACCAAAGGTATGCTCTGGCCGCTGCCGGGTTATACGGATATTTCTTCTCCCTTTGGCTGGCGCATCCATCCCTTGCTGAAGACCAGGCGCTTCCATGACGGCGTTGATCTCCCGGCTCCTGCGGGGACGGAGATCATCGCCCCGTTAGACGGCCAGGTCATATCTACCGGCTACCTGGGGGGGTACGGCAATCACATTGTCATTGATCATGGCGGGGGGTTGTCCACCATGTACGCCCACCTGTCGGCAATCCTGGTCCGGGAGGGCCAGGAGGTAAAGAAAGGCCAGGTAATTGGCCGGGTAGGTTCAACGGGTTGGAGTACAGGCCCTCATCTCCACTTTATGGTCCTGCTCCAGGGTGAGCCCACCAACCCCATGAATTATTACTAA
- a CDS encoding S41 family peptidase has protein sequence MAKIWRQVTNGLLVLCVLVTLALGVGVATHFQEVEQLVKTYTLLRFQALEPINTDKLMEGAIRGMVDALDDPYSTYLDAKTYRHLQESVSGSYGGVGLLITLDEKDKRLMVVSPFKGTPAQRAGIKSRDYIVAIDGRDTTGMDLETASNLMQGQPGTRVELTILSAGESNPRKVTLTREIIKVPTVDGKILPGHPGTGYISLTMFNEQTAGDLGRQLNELRQQGMQKLILDLRNNPGGALPAAVDVASYFVSRGPVVYIADQKNTEALMARGYAQPLPLVVLVNKGSASAAEIVAGAIKDTGSGTLVGETTFGKGIVQTIFPLPGGGAVKITTHKYLTPGKHDINKKGITPDYVVPMDPQLEQQVLARAPDLERDVQLQKALEVLGK, from the coding sequence GTGGCAAAGATCTGGCGACAGGTTACCAACGGGCTACTGGTCCTTTGTGTCCTGGTCACCCTGGCCCTGGGGGTGGGGGTGGCGACCCACTTCCAGGAAGTAGAGCAACTGGTTAAGACCTATACCCTGTTGCGCTTCCAGGCGCTGGAGCCCATCAACACGGACAAGCTTATGGAAGGGGCCATCAGGGGCATGGTGGATGCCCTTGATGACCCTTATTCTACTTATCTTGATGCTAAAACCTACCGGCACCTCCAGGAAAGCGTTAGCGGCAGTTATGGCGGCGTTGGCCTTTTGATTACCCTGGATGAGAAAGACAAGAGGCTGATGGTGGTTTCTCCTTTTAAGGGCACCCCGGCCCAGCGGGCGGGGATTAAAAGCCGGGATTATATCGTCGCCATCGACGGCCGCGATACCACCGGTATGGACCTGGAGACGGCCTCCAACCTGATGCAGGGGCAGCCGGGCACCAGGGTCGAACTCACCATCCTCTCCGCCGGCGAGAGTAATCCCCGCAAGGTAACCCTGACCCGGGAGATTATCAAGGTACCGACGGTGGATGGCAAAATACTTCCCGGCCATCCCGGCACCGGTTATATCAGCCTGACCATGTTCAATGAACAGACGGCCGGCGACCTGGGGCGGCAGCTGAACGAACTGCGCCAGCAGGGGATGCAGAAGTTGATCCTGGATTTGCGCAATAACCCCGGCGGCGCCCTGCCGGCGGCCGTCGATGTGGCCAGCTATTTTGTGTCCAGAGGGCCGGTGGTTTATATCGCCGACCAGAAAAATACCGAAGCCCTCATGGCCCGGGGGTATGCCCAGCCCCTGCCCCTGGTGGTCCTGGTGAATAAAGGCAGCGCCAGCGCGGCGGAGATTGTGGCCGGGGCCATCAAGGATACGGGCAGCGGCACCCTGGTGGGCGAGACGACTTTTGGAAAAGGTATAGTGCAGACGATCTTCCCCTTACCCGGCGGCGGCGCGGTGAAGATCACCACCCACAAATACCTGACCCCTGGCAAGCATGATATAAATAAGAAGGGGATTACCCCCGATTACGTAGTCCCAATGGACCCCCAGCTGGAACAGCAGGTCCTGGCCCGCGCCCCGGACCTGGAGCGGGATGTCCAGTTGCAGAAGGCGCTGGAGGTGCTGGGGAAATAG
- a CDS encoding cysteine hydrolase family protein has product MRHILFVIDMQNDFVAESGALSFPAAKEIIPFITGKVKEALSQGQEVLFTLDTHAPGDAEFQKFPPHCLEGTPGQALIPELQALIAPYEGTGQIKLLKKNRYSAFFNTDLDAWLGLTPGSPMEKVSQVDLVGVCTNICCFFTAEELANRDIPVRVLAEGMASFDLEAHRWALDQMRRVLGLQVVE; this is encoded by the coding sequence ATGCGCCACATTCTCTTTGTCATCGACATGCAGAATGATTTTGTCGCCGAAAGTGGGGCTTTAAGTTTTCCCGCTGCTAAGGAAATAATACCTTTCATAACAGGCAAAGTGAAAGAAGCCCTATCCCAGGGGCAGGAAGTGCTTTTTACCCTTGATACCCATGCCCCCGGTGATGCCGAATTTCAAAAATTCCCGCCCCATTGTTTAGAGGGAACCCCCGGCCAGGCCCTGATCCCTGAGTTACAGGCGCTGATTGCCCCTTATGAGGGGACAGGGCAGATTAAATTGCTCAAGAAGAACCGCTATAGCGCTTTCTTTAACACCGATTTAGATGCCTGGCTGGGGCTGACGCCTGGCAGCCCTATGGAAAAGGTGAGCCAGGTCGACCTGGTGGGCGTATGTACTAACATTTGCTGCTTTTTTACGGCTGAAGAGCTGGCCAACCGTGATATTCCTGTCCGCGTCCTGGCAGAAGGTATGGCTTCTTTTGACCTCGAAGCTCACCGCTGGGCCCTGGACCAGATGCGGCGGGTTCTGGGGCTCCAGGTGGTTGAATAA
- a CDS encoding RtcB family protein, whose protein sequence is MPEKLQLVAKNCYIYRAGDSPVAIHVYLSKKLLATFTETEALEQLYNASLLPGVVGPVIGMPDIHTGYGLPIGGVMAADYERGVVSAGAVGMDINCGVRLLTTRIPAADIDRAMLTKLLAAIARRVPAGVGRISQVKELRRASLEAVAAGGAGYFIREGFGRREDRERIEDGGCLSGADVAAVSKAARERADQLATIGGGNHFVEIGKVAAVLEEGLAAGFRLQKDHLYILIHTGSRGLGHQICTDYSNLMWANAERNGTPAPVKGLACAPIAARDGQNYLKAMALAANYAFANRQLITHFVREGFVEVLKKPEEELGLDLLYDVAHNIAKKEKHGARWLLVHRKGATRALPAGHGDNPGCYLATGHPAIIPGSMGTASYVVVGTGEINKTFCSVNHGAGRVMSRKKARQEFSREDLLNQIGGVVIAARDIKFLKDEAPLAYKDIDAVVATLAEAGLTRPVARLQPLGVLKGEGEEA, encoded by the coding sequence ATGCCGGAAAAGCTACAACTGGTAGCCAAAAACTGCTATATTTACCGGGCTGGAGACAGCCCGGTAGCGATTCATGTTTACCTGAGTAAAAAACTCCTGGCCACTTTTACGGAGACTGAGGCCCTGGAGCAGCTTTATAACGCCTCCCTCTTACCCGGGGTAGTCGGGCCGGTCATCGGCATGCCTGATATCCATACCGGCTACGGCCTGCCTATCGGCGGGGTGATGGCTGCCGACTACGAGCGGGGCGTCGTCTCTGCCGGGGCGGTGGGGATGGACATCAACTGCGGCGTGCGGTTATTGACTACCAGAATCCCGGCCGCTGATATAGATCGGGCCATGCTTACAAAGCTGCTGGCAGCCATTGCCCGGCGGGTGCCGGCGGGAGTGGGGCGTATCAGCCAGGTTAAAGAACTGCGCCGGGCTAGCCTGGAAGCCGTTGCCGCCGGCGGCGCCGGGTACTTTATCAGAGAGGGTTTTGGCCGCCGGGAGGACAGGGAGAGGATAGAAGATGGCGGCTGCCTTTCGGGAGCCGACGTAGCTGCCGTGAGCAAGGCGGCGCGGGAGCGGGCCGACCAGCTGGCCACCATCGGCGGCGGCAATCACTTTGTGGAAATCGGCAAGGTGGCGGCCGTCCTGGAGGAGGGGCTGGCCGCCGGCTTCAGGCTCCAGAAGGACCACCTCTACATTTTAATCCATACCGGCAGCCGGGGCCTGGGCCACCAGATTTGCACCGATTACAGCAACCTCATGTGGGCCAATGCGGAACGAAACGGTACGCCGGCACCGGTCAAAGGGCTGGCCTGCGCTCCCATCGCTGCGCGCGACGGCCAGAATTACCTCAAGGCCATGGCCCTGGCTGCCAATTATGCTTTTGCCAACCGCCAGCTCATTACCCACTTTGTCCGGGAAGGTTTTGTTGAAGTGTTAAAAAAGCCGGAGGAAGAACTGGGCCTGGACCTTCTCTATGACGTGGCCCATAACATTGCCAAAAAAGAAAAGCATGGTGCCAGGTGGCTTCTAGTCCACCGCAAGGGGGCGACCCGGGCCCTGCCCGCAGGGCATGGGGACAATCCCGGCTGCTACCTGGCAACGGGACACCCGGCCATTATCCCGGGAAGCATGGGGACAGCCTCCTATGTGGTGGTAGGGACGGGCGAGATAAATAAGACTTTCTGCTCGGTCAACCACGGTGCCGGCCGGGTTATGTCCCGGAAAAAAGCCCGGCAGGAATTTTCCCGGGAGGATTTATTGAACCAGATCGGCGGTGTCGTTATCGCTGCCCGGGATATTAAATTTTTAAAAGATGAAGCGCCCCTGGCCTATAAAGATATCGATGCGGTTGTCGCCACCCTGGCGGAAGCCGGCCTGACCCGGCCGGTGGCCAGGCTGCAGCCCCTGGGGGTGCTGAAGGGTGAAGGGGAGGAAGCTTAA
- the uvrB gene encoding excinuclease ABC subunit UvrB yields the protein MPPFVLKSDYQPRGDQPQAIAALVEGLQKGYRHQTLLGATGTGKTYTMAQVIQAVQRPTLVLAPNKTLAAQLCGEFKEFFPDNAVEYFVSYYDYYQPEAYVPQTDTYIEKDSSINDEIDKLRHSATAALFERRDVIIVASVSCIYGLGSPEDYSTLMLSLREGQEYDRDAILRKLVDIQYSRNDYDFKRGTFRVHGDVIEIFPASYHEKAVRVEMFGDEIERLLEIDTLTGEVLARRRHVAIFPASHYVVEEGKMERALKSIAAELEERLQELQRQGKLLEAQRLEQRTRFDLEMMREVGFCKGIENYSRHLTGRAPGEPPYTLLDYFPDDFLLIIDESHITVPQIGGMYEGDRSRKQTLVDYGFRLPSALDNRPLTFEEFCRHINQVIYVSATPGPYELEHSQQVVEQIIRPTGLVDPEVMVRPVRGQVDDLVGEINKRVARNERVLVTTLTKRMAEDLTDYLRELGIKVRYMHSDIGAIERMEIIRDLRLGVFDVLVGINLLREGLDLPEVSLVAILDADKEGFLRSERSLIQTIGRAARNANGQVIMYADTITASMRRAIDETNRRRQVQIEYNRRHGIIPRTVSKPVRDIIETAVAEEPARYQASQSQAKEKKKGQFTKRELKSLISQLEKEMRAAAKRLEFERAAELRDAILELKLQAG from the coding sequence ATGCCGCCCTTTGTCCTGAAGTCAGACTACCAGCCGCGGGGAGACCAGCCGCAGGCCATTGCCGCCCTGGTGGAGGGGTTGCAGAAGGGTTACCGCCACCAGACCTTGCTGGGGGCCACCGGCACCGGCAAGACCTACACCATGGCCCAGGTCATCCAGGCAGTGCAGCGGCCCACCCTGGTCCTGGCCCCCAACAAGACCCTGGCGGCCCAGCTCTGCGGCGAGTTCAAGGAGTTTTTTCCCGACAACGCCGTCGAGTATTTTGTCAGCTACTACGACTATTACCAGCCGGAGGCCTACGTGCCCCAGACGGATACCTATATCGAAAAGGATAGCTCCATCAACGACGAGATCGACAAGCTGCGCCACTCGGCTACCGCCGCCCTCTTTGAGCGGCGGGACGTCATCATTGTAGCCAGCGTTTCCTGTATCTACGGCCTGGGCTCGCCGGAGGACTACAGCACCCTGATGCTCTCCCTGCGGGAGGGCCAGGAATACGACCGGGATGCCATTTTACGGAAGTTGGTGGACATCCAGTACAGCCGCAATGATTACGACTTCAAGCGGGGCACTTTCCGCGTCCACGGCGACGTGATTGAGATTTTCCCGGCTTCCTACCATGAGAAGGCCGTGCGGGTGGAAATGTTTGGCGATGAAATCGAGCGCCTGCTGGAGATCGATACCCTGACCGGGGAGGTCCTGGCCCGGCGCCGGCATGTGGCCATCTTCCCGGCCAGCCACTATGTGGTGGAAGAAGGCAAGATGGAGCGGGCTTTAAAAAGCATTGCGGCCGAGCTGGAGGAACGCCTGCAGGAACTGCAGCGGCAGGGGAAGCTCCTGGAGGCCCAGCGCCTGGAGCAGCGGACCCGGTTTGACCTGGAGATGATGCGGGAAGTCGGCTTCTGCAAGGGCATCGAAAACTATTCCCGCCACTTGACCGGCCGGGCGCCGGGGGAGCCGCCCTATACCCTGCTGGATTACTTTCCCGACGACTTCCTGTTGATCATCGATGAGTCCCATATCACCGTGCCCCAGATCGGCGGCATGTATGAAGGCGACCGTTCCCGCAAGCAGACTTTGGTAGATTATGGTTTTCGTTTGCCCTCGGCCCTGGACAACCGGCCCTTGACTTTTGAGGAGTTTTGCCGGCACATCAACCAGGTAATCTACGTCTCGGCGACACCGGGGCCATATGAACTGGAACACTCCCAGCAGGTGGTGGAGCAGATCATCCGGCCTACCGGCCTGGTGGACCCGGAAGTCATGGTGCGGCCTGTCAGGGGCCAGGTTGACGACCTGGTGGGCGAGATAAATAAGCGGGTGGCCCGAAATGAGCGCGTCCTGGTGACCACCCTGACCAAGCGCATGGCCGAGGATTTGACCGATTACCTGCGGGAACTGGGCATCAAGGTGCGTTACATGCACTCCGATATCGGCGCCATTGAGCGCATGGAGATCATCCGCGACCTGCGCCTGGGGGTTTTTGATGTCCTGGTGGGGATTAACCTGCTGCGGGAAGGGCTGGACCTGCCGGAGGTTTCCCTGGTGGCCATCCTGGATGCCGATAAGGAAGGCTTCCTGCGTTCGGAGCGCTCCCTGATCCAGACCATCGGCCGGGCCGCCCGCAACGCCAACGGCCAGGTCATCATGTACGCCGACACCATTACCGCCTCCATGCGGCGGGCTATAGATGAAACCAACCGCCGCCGCCAGGTGCAAATAGAGTACAACCGCCGGCACGGCATTATCCCCCGGACCGTCAGCAAACCGGTGCGGGATATTATTGAAACCGCGGTGGCCGAGGAACCGGCCAGGTACCAGGCGAGCCAATCCCAGGCTAAGGAAAAGAAAAAGGGCCAGTTTACGAAACGGGAGCTGAAGTCCCTCATCAGCCAGCTGGAGAAAGAGATGCGGGCGGCAGCCAAAAGGCTGGAATTTGAACGGGCCGCAGAACTGCGTGATGCCATCCTGGAGTTAAAGCTGCAGGCGGGTTAG